In a genomic window of Brettanomyces nanus chromosome 1, complete sequence:
- a CDS encoding uncharacterized protein (EggNog:ENOG41): protein MGTANTCDGDAYAHNLAAFIRAHERQLANALLAYKKSSRTTSNKRKQNLTRGNNSSASVTATAPTALQITKPVRLSMSLHHLYFLLGKFQDLGIDVGPMTIRLDNIDAETSGNYVSFLSEFQRKKLISSDTQSIHSMSSVKSVMSSVSALWNSLGNSSGKYNNISSDLEYLYSAFTKLPCLRLANDPKAKMIEGHEEYPFETATPINIFRNLVVLEICEIDPKEVYGWDFLSENIRYLVVKKAGITNPQDILIDLVNEDAEKRSGSVRSADSAIVDDMPPPESISIIRQSYPSPIIQPSGCAAATAIKISMSPPPPSSSSSSVSLRYQPLTPLQSSTQPVATSSTLSSSTPSSYYSGVNRIHSSIEDPNRRQYYYYQKLSRNRRPHRSNSVISEGRRSLISDFSDDRTTTAALSPERFSEKGTTTKLHSVNNWKLLKHLSFTENCISKITSASFSHISNLSSLDLSYNRLTSVPSEALSKLPNLKSLNLSFNRLISAHDFPSNMNKLVILNLRGNRLVDLESIDRLKSLEKLDIRQNRLKKIAGLKPLLMTGSNKVILKAVYLAGNPLSSNRGYRMELFNLFNGINYSNNVKIDGSRPGIFESRLLLDPKSSKIKLHKFLDASIISKMTASVSSMNLRKVIMMTTTTTTGRRGMTSRTQPEADKMNDKLEEKPVSKFESLKAPSKIRTTTMTATPTKGDTKKRPESSVNVPLNTSTTIDTSSPLTEPHSVLAPNRNVINTKIPLAQLQKPFGSNIRPPTNRTSTLTSLLDHMSDKETLKSEESTTRGDASTISSRRASQDSNPINRISIASPALPVITQTTTMTTSVTSNPIATPTKPKHENPPQTDDSLKIEPAILYLIDNSPPAFS from the coding sequence ATGGGCACTGCAAATACCTGCGATGGTGACGCTTATGCCCACAACCTCGCTGCCTTTATTCGTGCACATGAGCGTCAATTAGCAAATGCTCTACTGGCTTACAAAAAATCTTCCCGTACAACATCCAATAAACGCAAACAGAATTTGACTCGTGGTAATAATAGTAGCGCCAGTGTCACTGCTACGGCGCCTACGGCACTTCAAATTACTAAACCCGTTCGTCTTTCAAtgtctcttcatcacctCTATTTCCTTTTGGGGAAATTCCAAGACTTGGGCATCGACGTCGGACCCATGACTATTCGTCTAGACAACATCGATGCAGAGACCTCCGGCAACTATGTCTCATTTTTGAGCGAGTTTCAACGGAAGAAGCTGATTTCATCAGATACACAGTCTATTCATTCGATGTCCAGTGTGAAGTCTGTCATGTCCAGTGTATCTGCTCTATGGAATAGCCTCGGTAATTCTTCTGGCAAATATAATAATATCTCTTCGGATCTTGAGTATCTTTATTCTGCATTTACTAAGCTACCATGTCTTCGACTCGCCAATGATCCCAAGGCTAAGATGATCGAGGGTCATGAAGAGTACCCATTCGAAACAGCTACTCCCATCAATATCTTCCGGAACTTAGTCGTGCTCGAAATCTGCGAGATAGACCCGAAAGAGGTTTATGGATGGGACTTTCTAAGCGAAAACATTCGTTATCTTGTAGTTAAAAAGGCAGGCATTACCAATCCTCAGGACATTCTTATTGATTTGGTTAACGAGGATGCTGAAAAACGCTCAGGAAGTGTCCGTTCCGCAGATTCGGCCATTGTCGACGATATGCCACCTCCGGAATCCATTTCAATAATTAGGCAGTCTTACCCCTCGCCGATTATACAACCTTCTGGGTGTGCAGCTGCCACTGCTATCAAGATTTCCATGTCTCCACCACCTccatcctcatcttcatcctctgtTTCATTACGCTATCAGCCGTTGACTCCTCTGCAATCTTCCACACAACCAGTCGCTACCTCTTCTAcactttcttcctctactCCATCTTCCTATTATTCAGGTGTCAACAGAATCCATAGTTCTATAGAGGATCCTAACCGAAGACAGTATTATTATTACCAGAAGCTTTCTCGCAACCGCAGGCCTCATCGATCGAACTCCGTGATTAGTGAAGGTCGCCGTTCTCTTATTTCGGACTTCAGTGATGACAGAACTACCACCGCTGCTCTTTCTCCCGAAAGATTTTCCGAAAAGGGCACGACGACAAAGCTACATTCTGTGAACAACTGGAAACTGCTTAAACACCTTTCATTTACAGAAAACTGCATATCAAAGATCACTTCGGCATCCTTCAGTCACATTTCCAATCTCTCGTCCTTAGATCTATCTTATAATCGGTTGACATCCGTTCCTTCGGAGGCGCTTTCCAAGTTGCCCAACCTAAAGTCGCTCAATTTGTCATTCAATCGGCTTATATCCGCACACGATTTTCCTTCCAACATGAATAAGCTTGTTATATTGAACCTCCGTGGTAATCGCTTGGTCGATTTGGAGTCTATCGACCGACTGAAGTCTTTGGAGAAGCTCGATATCCGCCAGAACAGACTCAAAAAGATAGCCGGCCTCAAGCCGTTACTTATGACTGGCTCTAACAAAGTTATCCTTAAAGCAGTCTACTTGGCGGGTAATCCGCTTTCTTCGAATAGAGGATATCGGATGGAacttttcaacttgttcaatGGCATCAATTATTCAAACAATGTTAAGATCGACGGATCCAGGCCAGGAATTTTTGAAAGTCGACTGCTTCTAGACCCCAAGAGCAGCAAAATAAAGCTCCATAAGTTTTTGGATGCTAGTATCATCAGTAAAATGACGGCTAGTGTATCTAGCATGAACCTTCGCAAGGTTATTATGATGACAACGACAACGACAACAGGTAGGCGCGGGATGACTTCTCGAACGCAACCTGAGGCTGATAAAATGAACGACAAATTGGAGGAAAAGCCTGTCTCCAAGTTTGAGTCTTTGAAGGCGCCTTCAAAGATAAGgacgacgacgatgacgGCGACGCCCACTAAAGGAGACACAAAAAAGAGACCAGAAAGTTCGGTGAACGTTCCTTTGAACACCAGCACCACCATAGACACCTCATCACCTCTTACTGAACCCCATTCGGTGCTCGCACCAAATCGAAATGTTATAAACACTAAAATTCCTTTGGCACAGTTGCAAAAGCCCTTTGGCTCCAACATCCGTCCTCCTACCAATAGAACTTCCACATTGACTAGCCTATTAGATCACATGTCAGATAAAGAGACATTAAAGTCGGAGGAGTCGACAACGAGAGGAGATGCATCTACTATCTCTTCACGACGAGCATCTCAAGATTCTAATCCTATCAATAGGATTTCAATTGCATCTCCAGCCTTGCCTGTGATTACCCAAACAACCACAATGACAACTAGCGTGACGTCCAATCCAATTGCCACACCTACGAAGCCTAAACATGAAAACCCACCACAGACTGACGACAGCTTGAAGATTGAACCTGCCATTTTATATTTAATCGACAACAGTCCGCCTGCGTTCTCTTAG
- a CDS encoding uncharacterized protein (EggNog:ENOG41~BUSCO:EOG09340RBX), translated as MSRTATEAQIDLKDFLPKRLKTRRKVDLSQFQAGSIIRVKLRNFMSYALTEFHFGPKMNLIIGPNGSGKSTFVCAVCIALAGRLEFLGKSSMTLDQFIKIGEKSATIVLELKGDHANDTMLIERQLTLGSKSTWSVDGEQCGETALKKRLQHFNIQLGNLCQFLPQDRVARFASLKPEELLKAIEKIHGDGELLTQHEHLIELYNQRKDTLKTMDELNHRLEGLQEKHETLKQHAEKMKEYQNLENELKRLESARTYASLDTKKTKRKQLHQLYSQKVKQVESYKKEIAPWQESLQNSDQAVLETQKQIDECSHEQEKCMRHVEQGFQKIEQVEKLISKLQDDKAYNSTRLESRIRKLQSLSEEYQSCTDALNGINPLSDDEIKNLKSERQRFHDKQIELSEPIESVTEEISGKRIEISGYAKELNDLRKSLNGTDRLFTLDQRRFHHLIESVKLLRADAPRLHIQCFEPAVVSLRVKDERCAPVLERIIRGTNLSAFTVPNKAEYDKLTRYLYDDHYEQGRGVGVRTLGLHFNMQSYVPREAIIAMGFDGYVTDFIDGPQEVIRMLCENENFHNTPIMFGEFSPSELKKIVDRVSSGQYHFTRIVVGDSIYNFMRSSFGSHQVTTMIRPVPKKSTIFTDSISEDQRVEVEARIGQLNEKIENLKKEMNSLSDDLAVQKSKQTSLDAELTAVRAKISHHSKQQQAKLKYETQILTFKDAMKVEKRAIKRMKRHGNEDEMSQTLNKMHELEKERITILAGIEPEMETVIELDEKTLEYEVKKLQEQNKGTAIEQLSSSITSTLDSMLMEKTDVKKRYIDAKVNYEEALNKYKQELMLYTEEKKQEVREKVEELKSQGLMSEEGVAAEIDRVKSSMKLQRARGGMFSIEMLEENERAIKELEESVPEHEINASKRTEEIDKIVDGWKPKLESIVRIIATDFGENLRHVASGGDVQLDCESENYAEWKLRILVSFRDNEDLVQLNTAQQSGGEKSVTTAVFLNSLQGLTNTPFRIVDEINQGMDSNNERLVHKMIVEKTITTKHASQYFLITPKLLTGLYYSDQMTVHCIFAGRWCPKYENKTEFLEMGVLDKYCE; from the coding sequence ATGTCACGAACAGCTACAGAGGCACAGATAGATCTCAAGGATTTTCTTCCTAAGCGATTGAAGACCCGGAGAAAGGTTGACCTTAGCCAGTTTCAGGCTGGATCAATTATTCGTGTCAAGCTTCGCAACTTTATGTCATATGCTCTCACGGAGTTTCATTTCGGTCCAAAGATGAATCTAATTATTGGTCCCAACGGATCAGGTAAGTCGACCTTTGTTTGCGCTGTTTGTATAGCGTTGGCAGGACGATTAGAATTCTTGGGTAAGAGCTCTATGACCTTAGATCAGTTCATAAAAATAGGAGAAAAGAGCGCCACAATCGTCTTGGAGTTAAAAGGTGACCACGCAAACGATACAATGCTTATTGAAAGACAACTCACATTGGGTTCGAAGTCCACTTGGTCTGTTGACGGCGAACAATGCGGAGAGACAGCACTAAAGAAAAGACTACAACATTTTAATATTCAGCTCGGTAATTTATGCCagtttcttcctcaggATCGTGTTGCTAGATTTGCTTCATTGAAGCCGGAGGAACTATTGAAGGCAATAGAGAAGATCCATGGTGATGGTGAACTATTGACTCAACATGAGCACTTGATTGAGTTGTATAATCAACGTAAGGATACGTTAAAAACGATGGATGAACTCAATCATCGACTAGAGGGATTACAAGAGAAGCATGAAACATTGAAGCAGCATGctgaaaagatgaaagagtATCAGAATTTAGAAAATGAGTTGAAGAGACTCGAAAGTGCCAGGACGTATGCCTCCTTGGACACCAAAAAGACCAAAAGAAAACAGCTACATCAGCTATATTCCCAAAAGGTTAAGCAAGTAGAGTCTTATAAGAAGGAAATTGCTCCGTGGCAAGAATCCCTTCAAAATTCCGACCAGGCTGTACTTGAAACCCAGAAACAGATCGATGAATGTAGCCACGAGCAGGAGAAGTGTATGCGTCATGTTGAACAGGGATTCCAGAAGATCGAGCAGGTTGAAAAGCTTATATCCAAGCTTCAAGACGATAAGGCGTACAATTCTACCAGACTTGAGAGTCGAATTAGGAAGCTTCAATCACTTTCTGAAGAGTACCAAAGTTGCACAGACGCTTTGAACGGCATCAATCCACTCAGCGACGACGAAATTAAGAACTTAAAAAGTGAAAGACAGCGGTTTCACGACAAACAGATTGAACTCTCTGAGCCTATTGAATCCGTCACTGAGGAGATTTCCGGCAAAAGGATAGAGATAAGTGGCTACGCAAAGGAACTTAATGATCTCAGAAAAAGTCTCAACGGTACAGATAGACTTTTCACATTGGATCAGAGAAGATTCCATCATCTCATAGAAAGTGTGAAATTACTACGTGCAGATGCCCCAAGGCTGCACATTCAATGCTTTGAACCTGCTGTGGTATCTCTAAGAGTCAAGGATGAAAGATGCGCACCAGTGCTCGAAAGAATAATTAGAGGTACCAATTTGTCTGCATTTACGGTCCCCAACAAGGCCGAATATGATAAATTGACCCGGTATTTGTATGATGATCACTATGAACAAGGCAGAGGTGTTGGTGTGAGAACGTTGGGTCTTCATTTTAATATGCAGTCGTACGTTCCTCGGGAAGCCATCATAGCAATGGGATTCGATGGTTATGTTACAGATTTCATTGACGGACCGCAGGAAGTGATCCGTATGCTTTGTGAGAATGAAAACTTCCATAATACCCCAATTATGTTTGGAGAATTTTCACCTtctgaattgaagaagattgtgGACCGTGTGTCGAGTGGTCAGTACCATTTCACGAGGATAGTTGTAGGAGATTCGATCTACAACTTTATGAGATCTTCATTCGGTTCCCATCAAGTGACTACTATGATCAGACCGGTTCCCAAGAAATCGACAATTTTCACCGATAGTATATCAGAAGATCAGAGGGTGGAAGTGGAGGCTCGGATTGGCCAGTTgaatgagaagattgagaatttgaaaaaggaaatgaacTCGCTATCAGATGATCTCGCCGTCCAGAAGAGCAAACAGACCTCGCTAGATGCTGAACTTACGGCGGTTCGTGCGAAAATAAGTCATCATTCGAAACAGCAGCAGGCAAAGTTGAAGTATGAAACACAGATACTGACTTTTAAAGATGCTATGAAAGTTGAGAAACGCGCCATTAAGCGGATGAAACGTCATGGCAACGAGGACGAGATGTCACAAACTTTGAACAAAATGCACGAGTTGGAGAAGGAACGGATAACGATACTTGCTGGAATTGAGCCAGAGATGGAAACAGTGATAGAACTGGACGAGAAGACGTTGGAATATGAGGTGAAGAAACTTCAGGAGCAAAACAAGGGTACTGCAATTGAGCAGTTAAGCAGTTCGATAACTTCTACGTTGGACTCGATGCTGATGGAGAAGACTGACGtaaaaaagagatatataGATGCTAAAGTGAACTACGAAGAAGCGTTGAACAAATACAAGCAAGAACTAATGCTTTACacagaggagaagaagcaggaggTTCGagagaaagttgaagaattgaaatcaCAAGGATTGATGTCGGAGGAAGGTGTTGCAGCGGAAATCGATCGTGTCAAGTCAAGTATGAAACTTCAACGAGCTAGAGGTGGTATGTTTTCTATTGAAATGcttgaagagaacgagaGGGCcatcaaagaacttgaagagagcGTTCCCGAGCATGAAATAAATGCATCCAAACGCacagaagagattgataaGATTGTTGACGGGTGGAAGCCCAAACTCGAGTCAATTGTAAGAATCATTGCTACAGACTTTGGTGAGAACCTCCGGCATGTTGCCAGTGGTGGAGATGTGCAATTAGATTGTGAATCAGAGAATTATGCAGAATGGAAGCTTCGGATTCTGGTTAGTTTCCGAGACAACGAGGATCTGGTACAGTTGAATACGGCTCAACAATCTGGTGGTGAAAAGTCTGTGACCACGGCAGTGTTTCTTAACTCGTTACAAGGGTTGACCAACACCCCATTTAGAATTGTAGACGAGATTAACCAGGGTATGGACTCAAACAATGAGAGATTGGTGCATAAGATGATCGTTGAGAAGACTATCACTACTAAGCATGCCTCCCAGTACTTTCTCATCACACCAAAACTACTTACAGGACTCTACTACTCTGATCAGATGACCGTACACTGCATTTTTGCGGGTAGATGGTGCCCCAAGTACGAGAACAAGACAGAGTTTTTAGAGATGGGTGTGCTTGATAAGTATTGCGAGTAA